The DNA segment ATGGTTATTGGAACATCTGTTTTCGTATTGTTTTTTAATGCTATTTCAGGTCTGTTTGGTCACTTCGCAGTAGGACATATCAATTTTATACTAATAATTCTATTAGGAGGTAGTGCAGCGATTGGAGCTTTAATAGGCCCAAGTTTACTGAAAAGGATAAAAGCTGATGTTTTAGATAAATGGTTTAAAATACTTGTTATCAGTATAACAGTCGTAACGGGATTAATTATGATAATAAAATAACATTTGAATTAATGTCAATAAACATAAACTGTGTCATGCTATTTTATAGTTGCTTTACACAGTTTATGTTGTAATTGGTCGCATAGACTTTTCATATATCTCTATCGTTTTATCTTTAAGCATTAACTCCATATTTTCTGGCTCAACCTATCATAAAATAAATAAAAAAGAATTATATTTGCATCGTTAATGTGATGTTGAACTTACCTCTATTGGTCGTGTCATCATTACTGAGCGAGGCAAGGGCTACCACATGTTAAAATGACTTGGCAAGATGAATAAATTTAAAGCAGAAGTGTGGCGTTGGCGGTAGTGTGAAGAACGGCGAGATCACTATCCAAGGAGACCATCGCCAGCGTAATGGTAGAGATTTTGAAGAAAGAAGGTTACACACAGACAAAGTAATTGCTAAAATGGACATAGAACAAGTTAGAGAATATTGCCTTTCACTCCTGGGAGTCACGGAGGACTCACCATACGGTCCTGATATGATAGTGTTCCGGATTGAGGGTAAGATATTCCTGCATCTACCACTTGAATATGCAGAACCTCGTATCTCTATCAAGCTGCCTCCCGAGAAGGGACAGAGTCTGCGTGACAGCTACGAAACAATTCGTGCTGGGTATCATCTGAATAAAATTCATTGGAATGACATACTAATTGAGAATACTTTTGCCTCAGATCAAATCAAGGATTGGATTCTGGAATCCTATAATCTTGTATTGAATAGCCTTCCAAAGAGATTAAAAGCAAAATACCAATAATCGAATAATGAAAAAATTATTATCTTTGCAAATGAAAAATAATGGTAGTATAGTTCAAAAAAGATATGAATATGAAGAAATTTCAAATGTTATTATTATTTGTAACCATGTTGACAACA comes from the Xylanibacter oryzae DSM 17970 genome and includes:
- a CDS encoding MmcQ/YjbR family DNA-binding protein codes for the protein MNLKQKCGVGGSVKNGEITIQGDHRQRNGRDFEERRLHTDKVIAKMDIEQVREYCLSLLGVTEDSPYGPDMIVFRIEGKIFLHLPLEYAEPRISIKLPPEKGQSLRDSYETIRAGYHLNKIHWNDILIENTFASDQIKDWILESYNLVLNSLPKRLKAKYQ